A region of Spiribacter roseus DNA encodes the following proteins:
- a CDS encoding malate dehydrogenase, whose translation MKTPVRVAVTGAAGQIGYSLLFRIASGDMLGPDQPVILQLLEVPPAMDAVQGVIMELDDCAFPLVAGLQASDKPEEAFKDADYIMLVGAKPRGPGMERKDLLEANAAIFSTQGQAMNAVASRNVRVLAVGNPANTNALIARHNAPDLDPRCFTAMTRLDHNRALAQLANRTGRHVTDIERLTVWGNHSATQYPDVSHARVDGKPAMEWVDQGWLEESFIPTVQQRGAAIIKARGQSSAASAASAAIDHMRDWTLGTSGDDWVSMAIPSDGSYGIAEGLIYSFPVRCVEGRYEIVQGLLIDEFSQARMNATEQELIEERDAVKHLLP comes from the coding sequence ATGAAGACACCTGTACGTGTAGCGGTCACCGGCGCCGCCGGCCAGATCGGTTATAGCCTTCTGTTTCGCATCGCCTCGGGCGACATGCTGGGGCCGGATCAGCCGGTGATCCTGCAGCTGCTCGAGGTTCCACCCGCGATGGACGCGGTGCAGGGCGTCATCATGGAACTCGATGACTGCGCATTCCCGCTTGTGGCTGGGCTCCAGGCCAGCGATAAGCCAGAGGAGGCGTTTAAGGACGCCGACTACATCATGCTGGTGGGCGCCAAGCCCCGCGGCCCGGGCATGGAGCGCAAGGACCTGCTCGAGGCCAATGCGGCGATCTTCTCGACCCAGGGCCAGGCAATGAATGCCGTGGCGAGTCGTAACGTCCGTGTTCTGGCGGTGGGCAATCCGGCCAACACCAATGCCCTGATCGCCCGGCATAACGCCCCGGATCTGGATCCGCGCTGCTTCACGGCGATGACCCGGCTGGACCACAACCGCGCCCTGGCGCAGCTCGCCAACCGGACTGGCCGCCATGTCACCGACATTGAACGGCTCACGGTCTGGGGCAATCACTCGGCCACTCAATACCCCGATGTCAGCCATGCGCGGGTGGACGGCAAACCCGCCATGGAGTGGGTGGACCAGGGCTGGCTCGAGGAAAGCTTCATCCCGACCGTGCAGCAGCGCGGCGCCGCCATCATCAAGGCGCGCGGACAGTCGAGTGCGGCCTCGGCGGCCAGCGCCGCCATCGATCACATGCGTGACTGGACGCTGGGCACCTCAGGCGACGACTGGGTGAGCATGGCCATTCCCTCCGACGGCAGCTACGGCATCGCCGAGGGGCTGATCTACTCGTTTCCGGTGCGCTGCGTCGAAGGCCGGTACGAGATCGTCCAGGGTCTGCTGATTGATGAGTTCTCGCAGGCGCGCATGAATGCCACGGAGCAGGAACTGATCGAAGAGCGGGACGCGGTCAAGCACCTGCTTCCGTGA
- the rplQ gene encoding 50S ribosomal protein L17, with protein sequence MRHRKAGRKLNRNSSHRQAMFRNMSASLFEHEAIRTTLPKAKELRRIAEPLITLAGNDTTANRRLAFSRLRNKAIVSKLFDELGPRYRERPGGYLRILKAGYRAGDNAPMAFVELVDRPVVEAEEEREDVA encoded by the coding sequence ATGCGTCATCGCAAAGCCGGACGAAAACTGAATCGGAACAGTTCCCACCGTCAGGCCATGTTTCGCAACATGTCGGCGTCGCTGTTCGAGCATGAGGCCATCCGCACCACGCTGCCGAAGGCCAAGGAACTGCGTCGCATCGCCGAGCCGCTTATCACGCTGGCGGGCAATGACACCACCGCCAACCGGCGTCTGGCGTTTTCGCGGCTGCGTAACAAGGCCATCGTCAGCAAGCTGTTTGACGAGCTGGGCCCGCGGTATCGTGAGCGCCCCGGGGGTTACCTGCGGATCCTGAAGGCCGGGTACCGGGCCGGTGACAACGCGCCCATGGCATTCGTCGAGCTGGTGGACCGGCCGGTGGTCGAGGCCGAGGAAGAGCGCGAGGACGTCGCCTGA
- a CDS encoding DNA-directed RNA polymerase subunit alpha, whose protein sequence is MQGQFKDFLKPRVVEVDAVSDKRARIILEPLERGFGHTLGNALRRVLLSSMPGYAVTEVEIDGVLHEYMAVDGVQEDVVDILLNLKGLAVRLSGREQATLRLSKKGPGTVTAADIAEESNVEVKNPELVICNLTKAGEINMSITVASGRGYEPATARDPEEERTIGRLAVDATYSPVRRVAYNVESARVEQRTDLDKLVMDVETSGVIEPEEAVRLAAGVLRDQMSVFVDLEGGEGADQPRRKEPEVDPVLLRPIDDLELTVRSANCLKAEDIHYVGDLVQRTEVELLKTPNLGKKSLNEIKEVLAQNGLQLGMRLEGWPPASLENGNRAMG, encoded by the coding sequence ATGCAGGGTCAGTTTAAGGACTTCCTTAAACCCCGGGTGGTTGAGGTGGATGCGGTCAGCGACAAGCGTGCCCGCATCATCCTTGAGCCGCTTGAGCGCGGTTTCGGACACACGCTGGGGAATGCGCTACGCCGGGTTCTTCTTTCTTCCATGCCGGGCTATGCGGTCACCGAGGTCGAGATCGACGGGGTGCTGCACGAGTACATGGCCGTGGATGGAGTGCAGGAAGATGTCGTCGACATCCTGCTCAACCTGAAAGGACTGGCGGTGCGGCTCTCCGGGCGTGAGCAGGCAACGCTTCGGCTCAGCAAGAAGGGGCCTGGGACGGTAACCGCCGCCGACATCGCCGAGGAGTCCAACGTCGAGGTCAAGAATCCCGAGCTGGTGATCTGCAATCTCACCAAGGCCGGTGAGATCAATATGTCGATCACGGTGGCCAGCGGTCGGGGCTACGAGCCCGCCACGGCACGTGATCCCGAGGAAGAGCGCACCATCGGCCGGCTGGCCGTGGACGCGACCTACAGCCCGGTCCGGCGTGTGGCCTACAACGTCGAGAGCGCACGTGTCGAACAGCGGACGGACCTGGATAAACTGGTCATGGACGTCGAGACCAGTGGCGTGATCGAACCCGAGGAAGCAGTGCGCCTCGCGGCGGGCGTCCTGCGCGACCAGATGTCGGTGTTCGTCGACCTCGAGGGCGGCGAAGGCGCGGATCAGCCGCGACGTAAGGAGCCGGAGGTTGATCCGGTCCTGCTGCGGCCGATTGACGATCTCGAGCTGACGGTGCGGTCCGCCAACTGCCTGAAGGCAGAGGACATCCACTACGTCGGTGATCTGGTTCAGCGCACCGAGGTGGAATTGCTCAAGACGCCGAATCTGGGCAAGAAATCACTCAACGAAATCAAGGAAGTCCTTGCACAGAACGGGCTTCAACTCGGTATGCGTCTTGAGGGCTGGCCGCCGGCGAGCCTCGAGAACGGCAACCGGGCCATGGGTTAA
- the rpsD gene encoding 30S ribosomal protein S4 gives MARYIGPTCKLARREGTDLYLKSGVRPLDSKCKLDTPPGQHGQRRGRLSDYGLQLREKQKVRRMYGVLEKQFRKYYKEADRRKGNTGENLLQLLETRLDNVVYRLGFAATRAEARQLVAHRAVLHNGRTTNVASAEVKPGDEIAIRDRAQKQLRVQAALEMAQQNGVPEWLEGDAKNFKGTLKQRPERAELAAEINESLIVELYSK, from the coding sequence ATGGCACGTTACATTGGACCGACCTGCAAACTCGCCCGCCGCGAGGGGACAGATCTATACCTCAAGAGCGGGGTCCGCCCGCTCGACAGCAAGTGCAAGCTCGACACACCGCCGGGCCAGCACGGCCAGCGTCGCGGACGACTGTCGGACTATGGGCTGCAGCTGCGGGAAAAGCAGAAGGTTCGCCGTATGTATGGCGTGCTCGAAAAGCAGTTCCGCAAGTACTACAAGGAAGCCGACCGGCGTAAGGGCAACACCGGCGAGAATCTGCTGCAGCTGCTCGAGACGCGTCTCGACAACGTGGTCTACCGGCTCGGTTTTGCGGCCACGCGCGCCGAGGCGCGTCAGCTGGTGGCGCACCGGGCGGTTCTCCACAACGGGCGGACCACCAACGTGGCGTCGGCCGAGGTCAAGCCGGGAGACGAGATCGCGATCCGCGATCGGGCGCAGAAGCAGCTGCGTGTCCAGGCGGCCCTCGAGATGGCCCAGCAGAATGGCGTGCCGGAATGGCTCGAGGGCGACGCCAAGAATTTCAAGGGAACGCTGAAGCAGCGGCCGGAGCGTGCCGAGCTCGCCGCCGAGATCAACGAGTCCCTCATCGTCGAGCTTTATTCCAAGTAG
- the rpsK gene encoding 30S ribosomal protein S11: MAKPTTRTRKRVKRTVVDGIAHVNASFNNTVITITDRQGNALAWASAGGSGFRGSRKSTPFAAQVASERAGESAKDFGLKNLEVRVKGPGPGRESAVRALNNVGYRITNIEDVTPIPHNGCRPPKKRRV, encoded by the coding sequence ATGGCCAAGCCAACCACCCGCACCCGTAAGCGCGTCAAGCGCACGGTTGTCGATGGCATCGCGCACGTCAACGCGAGCTTTAATAACACAGTGATCACGATCACCGACCGCCAAGGCAATGCACTGGCCTGGGCGAGCGCCGGCGGCAGTGGTTTCCGCGGGTCCCGCAAGAGCACACCGTTCGCGGCGCAGGTCGCCTCCGAGCGTGCCGGCGAGTCCGCCAAGGACTTCGGGCTCAAGAACCTCGAGGTGCGGGTCAAGGGGCCGGGCCCCGGTCGCGAGTCAGCCGTGCGCGCGCTGAACAACGTCGGCTACCGCATCACCAACATCGAAGACGTGACGCCCATTCCACACAACGGATGCCGTCCGCCCAAGAAGCGCCGCGTCTGA
- the rpsM gene encoding 30S ribosomal protein S13 produces the protein MARIAGVNIPANKHAVIALTSIYGIGRTRAADICKAADIAPDRKVRELTDDELERVRAVVNEYPVEGDLRRQVAMDIKRLMDMGCYRGIRHRRGMTVRGQSTQTNARTRKGPRRAVTR, from the coding sequence ATGGCCCGTATTGCTGGCGTCAACATTCCCGCCAACAAACACGCAGTAATTGCGCTGACCTCGATCTACGGCATCGGCCGGACGCGGGCAGCGGACATCTGCAAGGCAGCGGATATCGCACCTGACCGCAAGGTTCGGGAGCTCACCGACGATGAGCTCGAGCGCGTGCGCGCTGTCGTCAATGAATATCCTGTCGAGGGCGATCTGCGTCGGCAGGTGGCCATGGACATCAAGCGACTGATGGACATGGGCTGCTACCGCGGCATCCGCCATCGGCGTGGCATGACAGTCCGCGGTCAGAGTACCCAGACGAACGCCCGGACCCGCAAGGGACCGCGTCGCGCCGTCACCCGTTAA
- the rpmJ gene encoding 50S ribosomal protein L36, which translates to MKVRASVKKICRNCKVIKRGGTVRVICTSDARHKQRQG; encoded by the coding sequence ATGAAAGTACGTGCCTCGGTTAAAAAGATCTGCCGCAACTGCAAGGTCATCAAGCGGGGCGGCACCGTGCGGGTGATCTGCACCTCCGATGCCCGCCACAAGCAGCGTCAGGGCTGA
- the secY gene encoding preprotein translocase subunit SecY gives MGRLTEVRQRLTFVVIALVIYRLGAHITIPGIDQGALADMFEQQSGTILDMFNMFSGGALGRLSIFALGVMPYISASIIMQLMSAVVPSLKQLRSEGEQGRRVITKYTRYGTLGLALFQGIGITVALQNQGVVLSPGPMFVFVGTTTLVTGTMFLMWLGEQITERGIGNGISLIIFAGIVAGLPSALGGTLELTRTGELGIPTVLVLLLLAVAVIWFIVFMERGQRRITINYARRQQGRKMYAGQTSHLPLKINMAGVIPAIFASSIILFPATIGQWFGEMEGLSWMQRLGQTLSPGQPLYIAFYAAAIIFFCFFYTALVFNARDTSDNLKRSGAFIPGVRPGEQTSRYIDKVMTRLTLVGAGYITAVCLLPEFLILYLNVPFYFGGTSLLIIVVVVMDFMSQLQAHLVSHQYEPLMKKANLQAHGRGGGSGLAR, from the coding sequence ATGGGCCGTCTGACGGAAGTCCGTCAGCGGCTGACCTTCGTGGTGATCGCCCTGGTGATCTATCGCCTCGGGGCGCACATCACGATACCCGGTATCGATCAGGGCGCACTGGCGGACATGTTCGAGCAGCAGTCGGGGACCATCCTCGACATGTTCAACATGTTCTCCGGCGGCGCGCTGGGACGGCTGTCGATTTTTGCTCTGGGGGTCATGCCCTATATCTCGGCATCGATCATCATGCAGCTGATGTCGGCGGTGGTGCCGTCACTCAAGCAGCTGCGCAGCGAAGGCGAGCAGGGTCGGCGCGTCATCACCAAGTACACGCGCTATGGAACGCTGGGGCTTGCCCTGTTCCAGGGGATCGGCATCACCGTCGCCCTGCAGAACCAGGGCGTGGTGCTCAGCCCGGGGCCGATGTTCGTGTTTGTGGGCACGACGACGCTGGTCACCGGCACGATGTTCCTGATGTGGCTGGGTGAGCAGATCACCGAACGCGGCATCGGCAATGGCATCTCGCTGATCATCTTTGCCGGCATCGTGGCCGGGCTGCCGTCGGCGCTGGGGGGTACGCTGGAGCTGACGCGCACCGGCGAGCTGGGCATACCCACAGTGCTGGTGCTCCTGCTGCTGGCGGTGGCGGTGATCTGGTTCATCGTGTTCATGGAACGCGGCCAGCGGCGGATCACCATCAACTACGCGCGGCGCCAGCAGGGTCGTAAGATGTACGCGGGGCAGACCAGTCATCTGCCGCTCAAGATCAACATGGCGGGTGTGATTCCGGCGATCTTCGCCTCCAGCATCATCCTGTTCCCGGCCACCATCGGTCAGTGGTTCGGGGAGATGGAGGGGCTGTCCTGGATGCAGCGGCTGGGTCAGACACTGAGCCCCGGGCAGCCCCTGTACATCGCCTTCTACGCCGCGGCGATCATCTTTTTCTGCTTTTTCTATACCGCGCTGGTGTTCAACGCCCGGGATACATCCGACAACCTGAAACGCTCCGGCGCTTTCATTCCCGGTGTGCGACCCGGTGAGCAGACTTCGCGGTATATCGACAAGGTGATGACGCGTCTGACATTGGTCGGCGCCGGGTACATTACAGCGGTGTGTCTGCTGCCCGAGTTCCTGATCCTCTACCTCAACGTGCCCTTCTATTTCGGGGGGACTTCGTTGCTGATCATCGTGGTGGTGGTGATGGACTTCATGTCGCAGCTGCAGGCCCATCTGGTATCGCATCAGTACGAACCACTGATGAAAAAAGCTAATCTGCAGGCGCATGGCCGTGGTGGCGGCAGCGGCCTGGCACGCTGA
- the rplO gene encoding 50S ribosomal protein L15, producing MRLNTLRPAPGSRPDAERVGRGAGSGMGKTARRGHKGQKSRSGGFHKVGFEGGQMPLQRRVPKVGFNSRKGQYVAEVRLHEIGQVDGDEVSLDTLQAAGVVPRNARAAKVVLSGEVHRALTLRGVRATAGARAAIEKAGGKVEV from the coding sequence ATGCGATTGAATACACTCCGCCCAGCGCCGGGCTCACGGCCCGACGCCGAGCGCGTTGGCCGGGGCGCAGGCTCCGGCATGGGCAAGACCGCGCGCCGTGGTCATAAAGGCCAGAAGTCCCGCAGTGGCGGCTTCCACAAGGTCGGGTTCGAGGGCGGCCAGATGCCGCTGCAGCGGCGGGTGCCGAAGGTCGGCTTCAACTCGCGGAAGGGGCAGTACGTCGCCGAGGTCCGGCTCCATGAGATCGGCCAGGTCGACGGCGACGAGGTCAGCCTCGACACCCTGCAGGCGGCGGGTGTCGTCCCGCGCAATGCCCGGGCGGCCAAGGTGGTCCTGTCCGGCGAGGTGCATCGGGCGCTGACGCTGCGCGGAGTCCGCGCCACCGCCGGCGCCAGGGCGGCCATCGAGAAAGCCGGCGGCAAGGTCGAGGTATAA
- the rpmD gene encoding 50S ribosomal protein L30 gives MAKSKQLRVTVVRSFANRVASHKACIAGLGLRRMHHSVLVANTPENRGMINKVSYMLSVEEV, from the coding sequence ATGGCAAAGAGTAAGCAGCTTCGTGTCACGGTGGTCCGCAGCTTCGCGAACCGTGTGGCCAGCCATAAGGCATGCATCGCCGGGCTCGGCCTGCGGCGGATGCACCATAGCGTGCTGGTCGCGAATACGCCGGAGAATCGCGGGATGATCAATAAAGTCTCCTACATGCTCTCCGTCGAGGAGGTCTAG
- the rpsE gene encoding 30S ribosomal protein S5, whose product MATNDVNGEGLREKLITINRVAKVVKGGRQFGFTALTVVGDGDGSVGFGYGKAREVPLAIQKAMERARFNMRKVNLNGPTLQYSMNGYHGSSKVYMQPASSGTGIIAGGPMRAVFEVVGVNDVLAKSLGSRNPINVVQATINALTEYDSPDYVAAKRGKTVEEVQG is encoded by the coding sequence ATGGCGACAAATGATGTCAATGGTGAGGGCCTCCGCGAGAAGCTCATTACCATCAACCGCGTGGCGAAGGTTGTTAAGGGCGGCCGCCAGTTTGGTTTCACCGCACTGACGGTGGTCGGTGACGGCGACGGCTCGGTCGGCTTTGGTTACGGCAAGGCGCGCGAGGTGCCGCTGGCCATCCAGAAGGCGATGGAGCGGGCGCGCTTCAACATGCGCAAGGTCAACCTCAACGGCCCGACGCTGCAGTACTCCATGAACGGCTATCACGGCTCGAGCAAGGTTTACATGCAGCCGGCCTCATCGGGTACCGGGATCATCGCCGGTGGGCCGATGCGAGCGGTCTTTGAGGTCGTGGGCGTCAACGACGTGCTGGCGAAGTCGCTCGGGTCACGGAATCCGATCAACGTCGTGCAGGCCACCATCAACGCCCTGACCGAGTATGACTCGCCGGACTACGTCGCGGCGAAGCGCGGTAAGACGGTAGAAGAGGTGCAGGGCTGA
- the rplR gene encoding 50S ribosomal protein L18, whose amino-acid sequence MQKKAARERRARKGRAKMRELGAARLTVHRTPRHTYAQVISADASRTLASASTLEKDMRGSLANGGNVAAAKAIGQAIAERATAAGVTEVAFDRSGFNYHGRVRAIADAAREAGLKF is encoded by the coding sequence ATGCAAAAGAAGGCAGCAAGAGAGCGTCGCGCCCGCAAGGGTCGCGCCAAGATGCGGGAGCTCGGAGCCGCGCGGTTGACGGTGCATCGCACCCCGCGCCACACCTATGCTCAGGTGATCTCCGCCGACGCGTCGCGGACCCTGGCGTCGGCGTCGACGCTCGAGAAAGACATGCGCGGATCGCTCGCCAACGGTGGCAATGTCGCGGCAGCGAAGGCCATCGGTCAGGCAATCGCCGAGCGCGCCACCGCTGCGGGTGTCACCGAGGTGGCGTTCGATCGCTCGGGCTTCAATTATCACGGCCGGGTGCGGGCGATCGCCGATGCGGCCCGTGAAGCCGGACTCAAATTCTGA
- the rplF gene encoding 50S ribosomal protein L6 produces MSRVANSPVAIPSGVEVNLGDDRKVSVKGAKGELHHTIHEWVDVAQDEQVLTFVPNRKRQEAVALAGTTRALINNMVRGVHEGFERRLKLVGVGYRAQAKGDTVNLTLGFSHPVEHPVPKGITVETPSNTEIVVRGVDKQQVGQVAADIRAYRPPEPYKGKGVRYADERVIMKEAKKK; encoded by the coding sequence ATGTCGAGAGTAGCGAACAGTCCGGTCGCGATCCCGAGTGGCGTCGAAGTCAACCTTGGCGACGACCGCAAGGTCAGCGTCAAGGGGGCCAAAGGCGAACTCCACCATACGATCCACGAGTGGGTCGATGTCGCGCAGGACGAGCAGGTGCTGACCTTCGTGCCCAACCGCAAACGCCAGGAGGCGGTTGCGCTGGCGGGTACCACGCGGGCACTCATCAACAACATGGTGCGCGGGGTGCACGAGGGGTTCGAGCGGCGTCTCAAGCTGGTGGGCGTCGGATACCGCGCCCAGGCCAAGGGCGACACGGTCAACCTGACCCTCGGTTTCTCGCATCCGGTGGAGCACCCGGTGCCGAAGGGCATCACGGTCGAGACACCCTCCAACACCGAAATCGTGGTCCGCGGTGTGGATAAGCAGCAGGTCGGACAGGTCGCTGCTGATATCCGCGCGTACCGTCCGCCGGAGCCCTACAAGGGCAAGGGCGTTCGCTACGCCGACGAGCGGGTCATCATGAAAGAAGCCAAGAAGAAGTAA
- the rpsH gene encoding 30S ribosomal protein S8, with translation MSMTDPIADMLTRIRNGQTAEKTEVSMPSSKLKLAIVRVLKDEGYVHDYRVEGTEKKPTLAVTLKYYEGRPVIEEIQRVSRPGLRRFEGRGTLPRVRGGLGTAIISTSQGVMTDRAARDAGHGGEVLCVVF, from the coding sequence ATGAGCATGACCGATCCCATCGCGGATATGCTGACCCGCATTCGTAACGGGCAGACCGCTGAGAAGACGGAGGTCTCGATGCCCTCCTCGAAGTTGAAGCTGGCCATCGTCCGGGTCCTGAAGGACGAGGGCTATGTCCACGACTATCGGGTCGAAGGCACCGAGAAAAAGCCCACGCTGGCGGTGACGCTGAAGTACTACGAGGGCCGGCCGGTCATCGAGGAAATCCAGCGCGTGAGTCGGCCCGGACTGCGGCGCTTTGAAGGCCGGGGAACGCTGCCCCGGGTGCGCGGTGGTCTGGGAACAGCCATCATTTCCACCTCGCAGGGTGTGATGACCGACCGGGCGGCGCGCGACGCCGGCCACGGTGGTGAAGTCCTCTGCGTGGTTTTCTAG
- the rpsN gene encoding 30S ribosomal protein S14 codes for MAKVSMVQRELKRERLRNKHAAKRAELKEIIRSPASSEEERVAAQEQLQNLPRNASPVRGRNRCNVSGRPRGYYRKFGLSRNMLRQAAMRGEIPGLKLSSW; via the coding sequence ATGGCCAAGGTTTCCATGGTCCAGCGTGAGCTCAAGCGCGAGCGGCTTCGCAACAAGCATGCGGCGAAGCGGGCGGAGCTCAAGGAGATTATCCGCAGCCCTGCCTCCTCCGAGGAGGAGCGGGTGGCAGCCCAGGAGCAGCTGCAGAATCTGCCCCGCAATGCCAGCCCGGTGCGGGGCCGCAATCGGTGCAACGTTTCCGGACGGCCGCGCGGCTACTACCGCAAATTCGGCCTGTCCCGGAATATGCTCCGCCAGGCCGCTATGCGCGGTGAGATCCCCGGCCTGAAGCTGTCCAGCTGGTAA
- the rplE gene encoding 50S ribosomal protein L5, which translates to MARLREQYTNEIIGTLSQRFEYANPMQVPRLDKIAVNIGVGEAIRDKKVVDNAAGDLAAITGQKPVVTYTRKAVAGFKIREGWPIGVKVTLRRERMYEFLDRLINIAGPRIRDFRGFSPRSFDGRGNYNLGIGEQLVFPELEFDKIDAVRGMDIAIGTTAVKDEEAKALLEGFGFPFRK; encoded by the coding sequence ATGGCCAGATTGCGTGAGCAATACACAAACGAAATCATCGGCACGCTGTCGCAGCGATTCGAATATGCCAATCCGATGCAGGTCCCGCGGCTCGACAAGATCGCGGTGAACATCGGCGTCGGCGAGGCGATCCGCGACAAGAAGGTCGTGGACAACGCCGCGGGCGATCTGGCGGCCATTACCGGGCAGAAGCCGGTGGTGACCTACACGCGCAAAGCCGTTGCCGGGTTCAAGATCCGCGAGGGCTGGCCCATCGGCGTCAAGGTGACCCTGCGTCGCGAGCGGATGTACGAGTTCCTCGACCGGCTGATCAATATCGCCGGGCCGCGGATCCGCGATTTCCGCGGCTTTTCGCCGCGCTCGTTCGATGGACGGGGCAACTACAATCTGGGAATCGGCGAGCAGCTGGTGTTCCCGGAGCTCGAATTCGACAAGATCGACGCTGTCCGCGGTATGGACATTGCGATCGGCACTACCGCAGTCAAGGACGAGGAAGCCAAGGCCCTTCTGGAGGGCTTTGGATTCCCCTTCCGCAAGTAA
- the rplX gene encoding 50S ribosomal protein L24 encodes MQKIKAGDEVMVIAGKDKGRRGRVIRVLPERDGIVVENANKVKKHKRANPQANDSGGIIEQEKPLHRSNVAIYNPNTGRPDRVGIRDGEAGRRVRFFKSDNTLID; translated from the coding sequence ATGCAGAAGATTAAAGCCGGTGACGAAGTCATGGTCATTGCGGGCAAGGACAAGGGGCGGCGCGGCCGCGTCATCCGGGTCCTGCCCGAGCGTGACGGCATCGTTGTCGAGAACGCGAACAAGGTGAAAAAGCATAAGCGTGCCAATCCCCAGGCGAATGATTCCGGCGGAATCATCGAGCAGGAAAAGCCGCTGCACCGCTCCAATGTGGCGATCTACAACCCGAACACCGGGCGGCCTGATCGGGTCGGGATCCGCGATGGCGAAGCCGGGCGTCGGGTGCGCTTTTTCAAGTCCGACAACACGCTGATTGATTAG
- the rplN gene encoding 50S ribosomal protein L14 — translation MIQMQTLLGAADNSGAREVQCVKVLGGSKRRYAGIGDIIKVSVKDAIPRGRVKKGEVYNAVVVRTKRGVRRQDGSLIRFDGNAAVLLNANLQPVGTRVFGPVTRELRNERFMRIISLAPEVL, via the coding sequence ATGATTCAGATGCAGACGCTGCTAGGCGCGGCGGACAACAGCGGGGCCCGGGAGGTGCAGTGCGTCAAAGTACTGGGCGGCTCCAAGCGCCGTTACGCCGGCATCGGCGACATCATCAAAGTGAGTGTCAAGGACGCCATCCCGCGGGGCCGGGTCAAGAAGGGCGAGGTGTATAACGCGGTCGTCGTACGGACCAAGCGCGGCGTGCGCCGGCAGGACGGGTCGCTGATCCGCTTCGACGGCAATGCGGCCGTGCTGCTCAACGCCAACCTGCAGCCAGTCGGCACCCGTGTATTCGGTCCGGTGACGCGCGAGCTCCGCAACGAGCGTTTCATGCGCATCATCTCTCTGGCGCCGGAGGTGCTGTAA
- the rpsQ gene encoding 30S ribosomal protein S17, whose product MSNKESVKRTVNGRVVSTAMDKTITVVVERLVPHPLYGKYIRRTTKVHAHDEDNVCQKGDWVSVVECRPVSKQKTWRLVDVLERAVQ is encoded by the coding sequence ATGAGTAACAAGGAAAGCGTCAAGCGCACGGTCAATGGCCGCGTCGTCAGCACGGCGATGGACAAGACCATCACCGTGGTCGTCGAGCGCCTCGTGCCGCATCCGCTCTACGGCAAGTACATCCGTCGCACGACGAAGGTTCACGCGCACGACGAGGACAACGTCTGCCAGAAGGGGGATTGGGTGTCGGTCGTCGAATGCCGTCCGGTTTCCAAGCAAAAGACCTGGCGGCTTGTGGACGTGCTCGAGCGGGCCGTTCAGTAA
- the rpmC gene encoding 50S ribosomal protein L29, with product MKARELRDKSVESLESELLERRKEQFNLRMQQATGQLARPDQMTRVRRDIARIKTVLNEKTGSGEQS from the coding sequence ATGAAGGCCAGAGAATTGCGGGACAAGTCCGTCGAGAGCCTTGAGAGCGAGCTTCTCGAGCGGCGCAAGGAGCAGTTCAACCTGCGTATGCAGCAGGCCACGGGCCAGCTGGCGCGGCCCGACCAGATGACGCGGGTCCGGCGTGATATCGCGCGGATCAAGACCGTGCTCAACGAGAAGACCGGGAGTGGTGAGCAGTCATGA